From Saccharothrix espanaensis DSM 44229, the proteins below share one genomic window:
- a CDS encoding STAS domain-containing protein: MSDGTNPLPGMRVDVVDEVTVLRVAGEIDMSNSDPLRESGVKILDGAPAALVLDLVDVTFFASSGIAVLAHLRQHNADGPACVVRLAASRQVRHALRVTAMDELFPIHDSVEDALTAARQDTNR; the protein is encoded by the coding sequence ATGAGTGATGGAACGAATCCGCTGCCCGGCATGCGCGTGGACGTGGTGGACGAGGTGACGGTGTTGCGGGTTGCGGGCGAGATCGACATGTCCAACAGCGACCCGTTGCGGGAGTCGGGCGTGAAGATCCTCGACGGGGCACCCGCGGCGTTGGTCCTCGATCTGGTCGACGTGACCTTCTTCGCCTCGTCCGGGATCGCCGTGCTGGCGCACCTGCGTCAGCACAACGCGGACGGCCCGGCGTGCGTCGTGCGGTTGGCGGCGAGCAGGCAGGTTCGGCACGCGCTGCGCGTCACCGCGATGGACGAGCTGTTCCCGATTCACGACAGCGTCGAGGACGCCCTCACCGCCGCACGCCAGGACACGAACCGCTAG
- a CDS encoding ATP-binding protein — protein sequence MSAAIASRRPGRRERLRLRRTAGADGSVDDVSGILVVEATGADGDGDVNPAGENLPEHRGPVLELGDRPPMNAVRRWTERAVPHVVGESLEDLLLLVTELVSNAYDHGRRPGRLRLLDSCDQLRVEVDDGCPEPPVPGRSRIADSRGRGLLLVAALSSAWGHTGRVGGGKTVWADLPLPDFTGEAR from the coding sequence GTGAGCGCGGCGATCGCCAGTCGTCGGCCCGGCCGACGCGAACGACTGCGGCTCAGGCGCACTGCGGGGGCGGATGGTTCGGTCGACGACGTATCGGGGATTCTGGTGGTCGAGGCGACTGGAGCAGACGGTGATGGCGACGTGAACCCCGCAGGCGAGAACCTGCCCGAGCACCGCGGGCCGGTTCTGGAACTCGGTGACCGGCCACCGATGAACGCGGTTCGCCGATGGACCGAACGGGCCGTGCCGCACGTGGTGGGCGAGTCGCTCGAAGACCTGCTGTTGCTGGTGACCGAACTGGTCAGCAACGCCTACGACCACGGGCGCCGGCCGGGGCGACTGCGCTTGCTGGACTCCTGCGACCAACTCCGGGTCGAAGTCGACGACGGTTGCCCGGAGCCGCCGGTGCCGGGCCGGTCGCGCATCGCCGACAGCAGGGGCCGGGGGTTGCTGCTGGTCGCTGCGCTGTCCAGCGCTTGGGGGCACACCGGACGAGTCGGTGGGGGCAAAACCGTGTGGGCGGACCTGCCCCTTCCCGACTTCACGGGCGAAGCGCGCTGA